A single Syntrophorhabdales bacterium DNA region contains:
- a CDS encoding ABC transporter substrate-binding protein, whose translation MQAWLAGLMCIALAGLPGMLFAGAPLDTVKRNVDSVLQILRDPKLQGESGRKVKEQKIEAIVDQLFDYVELSKRTLGLNWNTFTIEQRKEFVQLFRSVLKDTYIDRVTTYSNEQITFIKEVPLSDTAFEVQAVVTTKSGQIPVSCRVIREGAEWKVYDVVIEGVSLVNNYRTQFREILANNPPEKLLEILREKPGTLSSTLPRRS comes from the coding sequence ATGCAAGCCTGGCTCGCGGGACTGATGTGTATTGCACTAGCGGGGCTTCCGGGAATGCTTTTTGCCGGTGCTCCACTCGACACGGTGAAGAGAAATGTTGACAGTGTGCTCCAGATACTGCGTGATCCCAAACTCCAGGGCGAATCGGGAAGAAAGGTAAAAGAACAAAAGATCGAGGCCATTGTCGATCAACTGTTTGACTACGTGGAACTTTCGAAAAGGACCCTGGGGCTCAACTGGAATACGTTCACGATCGAGCAGCGCAAGGAATTCGTTCAGCTTTTCAGGTCCGTCCTCAAGGATACGTACATTGATAGGGTTACGACTTACAGCAACGAGCAAATTACTTTCATCAAGGAAGTGCCTCTATCGGATACAGCCTTCGAGGTTCAAGCTGTCGTCACCACGAAAAGCGGTCAGATTCCCGTAAGCTGCCGGGTTATCAGGGAAGGGGCAGAGTGGAAGGTTTATGACGTCGTGATCGAGGGCGTGAGCCTGGTTAACAACTATCGCACCCAGTTCCGGGAGATCCTCGCCAACAATCCGCCGGAAAAGCTGCTCGAAATACTCCGGGAAAAGCCGGGCACGCTCTCGTCGACACTCCCTCGCAGGTCGTAG
- a CDS encoding ABC transporter ATP-binding protein, whose protein sequence is MSLLEVRNIHTYYGDSHVLQGVSINVEKGKVIAILGRNGAGKTTLLRSIIGFTPPRQGNIIFKGQDITQLSIYRIVRMGIGLVPQGRRTFPSLTVKENLDIAAQGGSNARWSINEIFSTFTNLEKRSSSRARTLSGGEQQMLACGRALMGNPDLLLMDEPTEGLSPLLVREVHRIIKEIKAQELSLLLVDQDSAFALKIADYVYIMSRGAIVWESEPEKLRENPEIRSRYLGV, encoded by the coding sequence ATGAGCCTCCTCGAAGTCCGAAACATACATACATATTACGGAGACTCGCACGTACTTCAAGGCGTCAGCATAAACGTTGAGAAAGGCAAGGTCATAGCCATACTGGGCAGGAACGGGGCGGGTAAAACCACGTTACTGCGCTCGATTATCGGTTTCACACCGCCTCGCCAGGGCAACATCATTTTCAAGGGACAGGACATCACTCAGCTGAGCATCTATCGTATTGTCAGAATGGGAATCGGCCTCGTACCCCAGGGAAGGCGCACATTCCCTTCCCTTACGGTCAAAGAGAATCTGGACATCGCGGCTCAAGGCGGAAGCAACGCGCGCTGGTCTATAAATGAAATATTCTCAACGTTCACCAACCTTGAGAAGCGATCGTCGTCAAGGGCAAGAACGTTAAGCGGCGGTGAGCAACAGATGCTTGCGTGCGGTCGCGCACTCATGGGTAATCCGGATTTACTCCTCATGGATGAACCGACCGAGGGCCTTTCACCCCTTCTGGTTCGTGAGGTACACCGCATTATCAAGGAAATCAAAGCCCAGGAGCTTTCATTGCTCCTGGTAGACCAGGATTCTGCCTTCGCACTCAAAATAGCCGATTACGTGTACATCATGAGCAGAGGGGCCATTGTCTGGGAATCCGAGCCGGAGAAGTTGAGAGAGAATCCGGAGATACGCTCGCGCTATCTCGGCGTGTAG